The sequence TGACCGGGTCGAGCACGATGATCGCGTCGTCCTTCATGCGCAGCGCCGAGGCGGCGTCGATCCAGTAGCCCGTCCACCCGGCGGCGCGCAGCTTGGGGAACACCTCGTTGGTGTAGTCGCCGCCCTGGCAGGTGATGATCACGTCCATGGCCTTGAGCGCATCGATGCTGTTCGCATCCTGCAGCGGCGGTGCGTCCTTGCCGACATCGGGCGCGGCGCCCCCCGCATTGGAGGTGCTGAAGAATACCGGTTCGATCAGCGCAAAATCATTCTCTTCGCGCATCCGCTGCATGAGGACCGACCCCACCATCCCCCGCCAACCGACCAGACCCACTCGCTTCATTGCCATGATGTTTTCCTGATAATCAAATACTTGCGTCAGAGCGCCGCGATCACCGCGTCGCCCATTTCCACCGTGCCGACCTTGCGCGTGCCGGTCTCGAAGATGTCGCCCGTGCGATAGCCCTGTGCCAGCACCGACTTGACCGCGGCCTCGATGCGCTGCGCCGCGGCCTCCTGATTGAAGGTGTAGCGCAGCATCATGGCCACCGACAGGATGGTCGCCAGCGGGTTGGCCAGGCCCTTGCCGGCGATGTCCGGTGCCGAGCCGTGGCAGGGCTCGTACATGCCCTTGTTGTTCGCATCGAGCGAGGCCGAGGGCAGCATGCCGATGGAGCCGGTGAGCATGGCCGCTTCGTCGGACAGGATGTCGCCGAACATGTTGCCGGTCACCACCACATCGAACTGCTTCGGGTTCTTCACCAGCTGCATGGCGGCGTTGTCGACCAGCATGTGGCTGAGCGTCACATCCGGGTAGTCGGCCGCCATGTCGATCATCACGTCGCGCCACAGCTGGGTGCATTCGAGGACGTTCATCTTGTCGACCGAGCACAGCTTGCCGCCACGCTTCTGGGCAATCTCGAAGGCCACCTTGCCGATCCGGCGAATCTCCGACTCGCTGTAGATCATGGTGTTATAGCCCACGCGCTCGCCGTTGCGCTCTTCGATGCCGCGCGGCTGGCCGAAGTAGATGTCGCCGGTGAGCTCGCGCACGATCATGATGTCCAGACCGGCGACCAGCTCGGGCTTGAGCGACGAGGCGTTGGCCAGCTCCGGATACAGGATGGCCGGGCGCAGGTTGGCGAACAGGTTCAGCGCCTTGCGGATGCCCAGCAGGCCGCGCTCGGGGCGCTTCTCGCGCGGCAGCGTGTCCCACTGCGGGCCGCCGACGGCGCCGAGCAGCACGGCATCGGCCGCCTTGGCCAGCTTGAGCGTTTCCTCGGGCAGCGGCACGCCGGCCGCATCAACGGCGCAGCCGCCCAGATGGGCGGTTTCCGTTTCAAAGGGCAGTCCGTCCGAGCGCAGGGCGTCGAGCACGCGCAGCGCCTGGGCCATGATTTCGGGGCCGATACCATCACCGGGCAGCACACAGATTTTCATTCGGTTCTCCGGCCGGCGCGCCAGGCGCACCGACATCGATTGGGTTCGCGATCAGCGGAAGTAATAGGGATGCTCGGCCTTGCGGCGGGCTTCGAAGGCACGGATCTCATCTTCATGGCGCAGGGTCAGGCCGATCTCGTCCCAGCCGTTGAGCAGGCACTCCTTGCGGAAGGCGTCAATCTCGAACGCATGGGCCGTGCCGTTCGGCTCGATGACCTGCTGGGCCGCCAGATCGATGCGCAGCCGGTAGCCCTCGCTCGCCACACAGGCGGCAAACAGGCGGTCGACCACCTCGGCTGGCAGCCGGATCGGCAGCACGCCGTTCTTGAAGCAGTTGTTGAAGAAGATGTCGGCAAAGCTGGTGCCGATCAGCGCGCGGAAGCCGTAGTCATCCAGCGCCCAGGGCGCATGCTCGCGCGAGCTGCCGCAGCCGAAGTTGTCGCGGGTCAGCAGGATCTGCGCCCCGGCGTAGCGTGGCTGGTTGAGCACGAAGTCCGGATTCGGCTGGCGCTGGCGCGCGTCCATGCCCGGTTCGCCACGATCCAGGTAGCGCCATTCGTCAAACAGGTTCGGGCCGAAACCGCTACGCTGGATCGACTTCAGGAACTGCTTGGGGATGATCGCATCGGTATCCACGTTCGCCCGGTCGAGCGGAGCGACGAGTCCATCGAGTGTTGTAAACGCACGCATTACTTTTTCGCCGCCTTCTGGATGGCTTCGCCACCCTTTTCAATATCCTGGCCCACGCCGCGCACGGTGTTGCATGCCGACAGGCTCCCCACGGCCATCACGGCCACGATCAAGGCAATCAGTCGTTTCATCTCACGCTCCTCAGTTCAACTCGGCCACATCGGCAAAGTGGCCGGCAATCGCCGCGGCCGCCGCCAGCGCCGGACTCACCAGGTGGGTCCGGCCGCCGGCGCCCTGACGCCCTTCGAAGTTGCGGTTCGAGGTGGACGCGCAACGCTCGCCCGACTCCAGCCGGTCGGCGTTCATGGCCAGGCACATCGAGCAGCCCGGCTCGCGCCACTCGAAGCCGGCAGCGACGAACACCTTGTCCAGCCCTTCGGCCTCGGCCTGGCGCTTGACCAGCCCCGAGCCCGGCACCACCAGCACCTGCTTGACCGAGGCGGCCTTCTGGCGCCCCTTGGCCACGGCAGCCGCGGCGCGCAGGTCTTCGATACGCGAATTGGTACAGGAGCCGATGAACACCCGGTTCGACCGGAATGCGCTTGATCGGCGTGCCGGCCTCCAGCCCCATGTAGGCCAGCGCACGGCTCATGCCTTCGCGCTTGACCGGATCCTTCTCGGCCGCGGGGTCGGGCACCACGCCGCTGATGTCGGACACCATCTCGGGGGACGTCCCCCAGGTGACCTGCGGGCGGATCGCCGCCGCGTCCATCTCGACGACCTTGTCGTACACCGCACCCGCGTCGGACACCAGCGTGCGCCAGTAGGCCACGGCACGATCCCAGTCCTCGCCGGCGGGCGCGTAGGGGCGGCCTTTGAGGTAGTCGATGGTGTTGTCGTCAACGGCAATCAGGCCCGCGCGCGCACCGGCTTCGATGGCCATGTTGCAGATGGTCATCCGCCCTTCCATCGACAGGCCGCGAATCGCGCTGCCGCCGAACTCCATGGCGTACCCGGTGCCGCCGGCCGTGCCGATGCGGCCGATGATCGCCAGCACCACATCCTTGGCCGTCACCCCGGGCGCCAGTTCGCCGTCGACCTTGATCAGCAGGGTCTTCGACTTCTTCTGCACCAGGCATTGGGTGGCCAGTACATGCTCGACCTCGGAGGTGCCGATACCGTGCGCCAGACAGGCGAACGCGCCATGGGTGGAGGTATGCGAGTCGCCGCACACCACGGTCATGCCCGGCAGCGTGGCGCCGTTTTCGGGGCCGATGACGTGCACGATGCCCTGGCGCTCGTCCTTGAACGGGAAATACGCCAGCGAGCCGACCTCGCGGATGTTGGCATCGAGCGTTTCGACCTGCAGCCGGGAGATCGGGTCCTTGATGCCCTCATCCCAGTGATCGGTCGGCGTGTTGTGATCGGCCGTGGCCACGATCGAGCTCACCCGCCACGGCTTGCGCCCGGCCAGCTTGAGGCCTTCGAAGGCTTGCGGGCTGGTCACTTCGTGCACCAGATGACGGTCGATATAGATCAGCGCCGTGCCGTCCGCGTCCTCGCGAACCACATGGCTGGACCACAACTTTTCGTAAAGTGTTTGTGCCTGTTGCATCTTGTCTTCCAACACACCGTGAACGTTTGATTAAACCACAGCTATTCCTTGCTGAATAGCCGATATGCTGCAGTGCGCCATCGCCGTTTTCAGCGTCGCCGGGTCGCCTCGTAAATCGGCATCACCCGCGCGGCATCGCGCGCCAGCTCGGCCTTGCGGGTCGAATGCGAGGGGTGGGTCGACAACCACTCCGGCGGCGCACCATTGCTCTGCCCCGCCATCTTGTCCCACAGCCCCACCGCGGCGCGCGGGTCGTAGCCGGCACGGGCAGCCAGCTCCACACCCATGCTGTCGGCCTCGGTCTCGTGCAGACGCGAGTTGGGCAGCTCGAAGCTGACCTTGGCCACCGTACCCATCAACTCGGCGCCCGGCTGCCCCAGGCCAACCGCGGCACTGAGCACCGAGACGCCAATGTTGGTCACCATGGCCTGCGAGACCCGCTCGCGGGCATGCTCGCGCAGCGCGTGGGCAATCTCGTGCCCCATCACCGCCGCGATCTCGTCGTCGGTGAGTTTCAGCCGGTCAATCAGCCCGCGGTAGAACGCGATCTTGCCGCCAGCCATGCACCAGGCGTTCAACTCGTCCGAGTCGATCACGTTCACCTCCCACTGCCACCCCGGCGCATCGGGACGGAACGCGGCCGTCTGCGGGATCAGCCGGTTGGCGATGCCACGCACCCGCGTCAGCATGCGGCGATCGCCGTTGAGCATGCCTTTCTTGCGCGCCGCCTCGATGACTTGCGCGTACTGCTGCGCCGACGCCTTCTCCACCTCCGATGCCGACACCAGCATCGACTGCCCGCGATCGACCCCCAGCGCGCCGCCCTGCGTCGTCTGGATGGTCTGGCACCCCGCCAGCACCAGCGCCGCAGCCGCCGCGACACACCAACGACTCCACCGTTCAAGCATGCTGTTTCTCCTGTTGCGATTCATCACGCCAGCCCCGCCAGACCACCCACCAGCCGATCAATCCGAACACCGAACCGATGGTGAATGACCATGCAGGGCCAATCCAGTCCCAAGTGTAACCGCTGAGCAATCCGCCCAGCATCCCGCCGGCACCAAAGCTCAGGCTGCCATAGATCGCCTGACCGCGCGCCTGGAGTCGCCCCGGAAACCAGCGGTTGACCGCGGCAATCGAGGCTGCGTGGTTGGCGCCGAAGGTGGCCCCGTGCAGCAGTTGCGCCAGCACCAGCACCGTCAGCGACTCCACGCCCCAGCCGATCATCGCAAAGCGCAGCGTCGCCGCGGCGAAGGCGAACAACAGGATCTGCCGCAGACTGAAGCGCGCCATCACCCGCGGCATGATCATGAACACCGCGATCTCTGCCACCACGCCGATCGCCCACATCCAGCCCACCAGCGCCTTGGAGTACCCGGCCCCGACCAGCAGGATGGAATAGAACACATACCAGACCCCGTGCGCGGCCGACATCAGGAAGGCACCGGTCAGCAAGGTGCGCACATCGCGCCGGCGCAGCACGGCGGCCAGGCCGGGGCTGTCGTGATGGTGCGGCACGCTGGGCGCCTCGGGCACACAGAACGCCAGCACGGCGATGCCGGCCAGCACCGAGGCGGTCATCCACAACTGGCTGGCCACCGGCAGCCAGCTCAGGGCATGGCCAATGCCGAGCACCGCCACGATGAAGCCGATCGACCCCCACAGCCGGATATTGCCGTAACGCGCCGACTGCCCGGCGAGATGACCGAAGGTGAGGCTTTCGACCAGCGGCAAGGCGGCGCTCCAGAAAAACGCCATGATCGCCATGCCGACGAAAATGCCCTCGAAGCGGGTGGTCAGGAAGAAGACGCCAAACCCGGCCAGCGACGCGATCGCCGACAACCGCACGATCGGCATTCGCGCACCGAGGCGGTCGGCCAGCCAGCCCCACAGATTCGGGGCGAGGATGCGCATGACCTGCATCAGCGACATCAGGATGGCGATGTCCGTGGCCGAAAAACTCAGCGACTGCAGGTAGAGCGTGAAGTACGGCGAGAAGGCGCCGATGAAGGCGAAATAGAAGAAGTAGTAACCCGACAGGCGCCAGTAGGGAAGCATGGCCGGCATTGTACCGACGACAGCCCCGCGCCAACGGCCGCGCACCGCGCCCGGGCATGAAAAAAGCGCCCGCAGGCGCTGTGTGATGAGTGGGACCGACTCAGGCGGGGCTGTATCGCTGCAGCAGGCCGAACAGCTCATCCTTGAGCTTGAGGCGCTCCTTCTTCAGGTCTTCGAGCTCGGGGTCGGTCGCCACCTGTGCCTCGACCTCGATACGCACCACATGGCGGTTGACCTCGTGGTAGCGATCGAACAGGCGGGAGAAATGGCTGTCCGAGACCTTCAACGCATGGATCGCCTCGCGGTATTCGGGAAACTCGGTATGCAAATCATGGGCTTGCAGGCTCATCTGTCATCCTTTCTTGGTTGCCGTTCCGATGACTTCAGCCTACGCCCCTGCCCAGCGCCTGCGGTTGATGCAGGTCAATCGCCATCGGCGCGCCGCCCCGGCGAGGGCACGGCCTGCATGCCGTCCGGCGCGAGGGCGGCGATCTTGGGCGTCGGGCAGGCCACATCGGCGTTCTGCGCACGGTGGCGCAGCGCATGGTCCATCAGCACCAGCGCCAGCATCGACTCGGCGATCGGCGTGGCACGGATGCCCACGCAGGGGTCGTGCCGGCCGTGGGTGTTGACGATCACCGGCTCGCCGGCCTTGTTGATCGAGCGGCGGTCCAGGCGGATGCTGGAGGTTGGCTTGATCGCCATGCTCACCATCACGTCCTGCCCGCTGGAGATGCCGCCCAGCACGCCACCGGCGTGGTTCGACAGATAGCCCGCCGGCGTCATTTCGTCCGAGTGCTCGGTACCACGCTGCACCACGCTGTGGAAGCCGGCGCCGATCTCGACGCCCTTGACGGCGTTGATGCTCATCATCGCGTAGGCGATGTCGGCATCGAGGCGGTCGTACACCGGCTCGCCCCAGCCGACCGGCACGCCCGAGGCCACCACGTTGATGCGCGCACCGATCGAGTCGCCCGACTTGCGCAGCTCATCCATGAAGGCATCGAGCTCGGGCAGCATGGCCACATTGGGGGCGAAGAAGGCATTGCCCTCGGCGTCCAGGTCCTCCCAGGCATTGAACGGGATCTCGATCGGCCCGAGCTGCGCCATGTAGCCGCGGATGACGATGCCGTAGCGCTCGCTCAGCCACTTGCGGGCAATCGCACCGGCGGCCACACGCACCGCGGTTTCGCGGGCCGAGGAACGACCACCACCGCGCGGATCGCGAATGCCGTACTTCTGCCAGTAGCCGTAGTCGGCGTGACCGGGGCGGAAGGTCTCGGCGATGTTGGAGTAATCCTTGCTGCGCTGGTCCTGGTTGCGGATCAGCAGCGCAATCGGCGTGCCGGTGGTCACCCCCTCGTACACCCCCGACAGGATCTCGACCGTATCCGGTTCGCGGCGCTGCGTGACATGGCGCGAGGTGCCCGGCTTGCGCCGGTCGAGCTCGGCCTGGATGTCCGCCTCGCTGATCGCCAGCCCCGGGGGGCAACCGTTGACCACGCAGCCAATGGCCGGACCATGCGACTCGCCGAAGGACGACACGCAAAACAGCTTGCCTAGAGAATTGCCGGACATGGGATCAACCGCGAGCGAGGAAAGCCTGCAAGTCTATCAAAGGGCGCCCGTGGCACCCAAGCGACGCGGCACGCACCTCAGCCACAGGCGCCATTCTTCATACCGTAAAAAAAGCAGTCGATCATGTTGCCCGCCAGATCGAGCGAATACACCTCGGGCTGCAGGCACCAGCTGGCGATGAGGCCATCGATCATCGCCGACAGCGACAAGGCCGCCCGGTGCGGATCGACCTTGGCGGGCAGATGCCCCAGCTGGCGCGCAACGGCAATCGCCTGCTCCTGGCGCAGTAGGTGGCGGTCGCAGCACTCGAGGCATTGATCGACCAGCGGCACCATCTCGTCCACATACTCTGACTTATGCATGGCAATCGCGAACACCCGGATGTAGCGCGGATCGCTGTCGATACGCTCGATGGTGGTCAGGATGCGCGTGCGCAGCTCCTCCAGCGGCTGCGTGCTGGTGCTGTAATCGGCCTCGGAAATCGCTTCGAGCGGGTCGATGGCCCGGCGCATCATGGCATCGAACACCTCGCCCTTGTTGGCGAAGTGCCAGTAGATCGCGCCACGCGTCACCCCGGCCGACTCGGCGATATCGGTCAGCGTCGTGCGTGCCACCCCCTTGAGATAGAACACGGACTCCGCCGCGTCGAGGATGGTATTTCGCGTCTCCAGCGCATCTTCCTTGGTCTTTCTCACCATCGGCTCACCCGATCACTCCTGACAGTTGTTGCCACCGATTGAAGCACACAAAATGCGTTGTGTCACTTTACATACATTCATGTATGTTTCTACAATTGCGCTCTGATAATAACGAACCGGACCCCTCCCCAATGCCTGCCCTCATTGCCCCTAAGCGATCGGCATCGTTGCCGATTGCCGCTCTCGCCGCCGCCGTCCTGGCGCTCAGCGGCTGCGGCCGCGACGCCCCCGCCACACAGAACAGCGCACCACCGCCCTCGCCGGTCAGCGTCATCACCGCCACCCCCACCGACGTCGAAGTCAGCTTCGAGTACCCGGCCCGCCTGCACGGCGCGCGCGAGGTGGAGATCCGCCCACGCGTCAGCGGCATCCTGCTCAAGCGCAACTACCAGGAAGGCGCGCGCGTCAAGGCGGGACAATCGCTCTTCCAGATCGACCCCGTCCCCAGCGAGACGGCCGTGGCGCGTGCCGAGGCGGAGCTCGCCTCGGCGCGGGCGCGTCTCGAGCAGACCCGCCGTGAAGCCGAGCGCCTCAAGCCGCTGGTGGCAGCCAAGGCCGCCGCCCAGCGCGACTTCGACGACGCCGCCTCCAACCTCGCCGTCGCCGCTGCCGATGAACAGGCCGCGCGCGCCCGGCTGAAGGAAGCGCGCCTGTCGCTCAAATACACCCGCGTCGAGTCACCCATCGACGGCATCACTTCGCGCGCCCTGCAATCCGAAGGCAGCTTGCTGGCCGGCCCCGAAACCCTGCTGGCGGTGGTCACCCAGACCGACCCGATCCAGGTGCGCTTCGGCCTGCCGGACACCGACCGCGCCCGCATCGACGGCGGCATCGCCTCAGGCCGGCTGAAGCTGCCCGCGGACGGCCAGTTCCGCGTCCGCGTCCTGGGCGAGGCTCACGCGGCGCACAACGCCACCGGCCAGCTCGATTTCACCGATGTGCGCATCGACCCGCGCACCGGCAGCAGCGAAGCCCAGGCCGACCTGCCCAACCCCGAGCGCCATCTGCGCCCCGGCGAGTTCGTGCGTGTGCGCCTCGAGGGCGCGGTCCGTCCCAACGCCATCGCCGTGCCCCAGCGTGCCGTGCTCGAGGGGCCGACCGGACGCTTCGTTCTACGTGGTCGACCAAGGCCGCGCCGCCGTACGCCCGGTCACGCCACTGGACTGGGTGGCTGACAAGGTAGTCGTCGACGGCCTGAGCGCCGGCGACCAGGTGATCACCGACGGCGTGCTCAAGATCGGCCCGGGCGCGCCCGTCGCCGTCACCGCACCGGCTGACAGCGCCGCCAAGCCGGGAGCCTGACCATGTTCTCGCGCTTTTTCATCGACCGTCCGATCTTCGCGACGGTCCTCTCGGTGTTCATCATCATCGCCGGCCTGGCGGCCATGCGCGGCCTGCCGATTGCGCAGTATCCCGAGATCGCCCCGCCGGTGGTCACGGTGGCCGCGACCTACCCCGGCGCCTCGGCAGACGTCATCGAAAAGACCGTCGCCGCCCCGCTCGAGACCCAGATCATCGGCGTCGAGAACATGCTCTACATGAGCTCGACCTCGGCCTCCAACGGCCGCGTCGAAATCCAGGTGACCTTCGATATCGGCACCGATGTCGATCAGGCGG comes from Denitromonas sp. and encodes:
- a CDS encoding entericidin A/B family lipoprotein, with amino-acid sequence MKRLIALIVAVMAVGSLSACNTVRGVGQDIEKGGEAIQKAAKK
- the aroC gene encoding chorismate synthase, with amino-acid sequence MSGNSLGKLFCVSSFGESHGPAIGCVVNGCPPGLAISEADIQAELDRRKPGTSRHVTQRREPDTVEILSGVYEGVTTGTPIALLIRNQDQRSKDYSNIAETFRPGHADYGYWQKYGIRDPRGGGRSSARETAVRVAAGAIARKWLSERYGIVIRGYMAQLGPIEIPFNAWEDLDAEGNAFFAPNVAMLPELDAFMDELRKSGDSIGARINVVASGVPVGWGEPVYDRLDADIAYAMMSINAVKGVEIGAGFHSVVQRGTEHSDEMTPAGYLSNHAGGVLGGISSGQDVMVSMAIKPTSSIRLDRRSINKAGEPVIVNTHGRHDPCVGIRATPIAESMLALVLMDHALRHRAQNADVACPTPKIAALAPDGMQAVPSPGRRADGD
- the leuB gene encoding 3-isopropylmalate dehydrogenase, whose protein sequence is MKICVLPGDGIGPEIMAQALRVLDALRSDGLPFETETAHLGGCAVDAAGVPLPEETLKLAKAADAVLLGAVGGPQWDTLPREKRPERGLLGIRKALNLFANLRPAILYPELANASSLKPELVAGLDIMIVRELTGDIYFGQPRGIEERNGERVGYNTMIYSESEIRRIGKVAFEIAQKRGGKLCSVDKMNVLECTQLWRDVMIDMAADYPDVTLSHMLVDNAAMQLVKNPKQFDVVVTGNMFGDILSDEAAMLTGSIGMLPSASLDANNKGMYEPCHGSAPDIAGKGLANPLATILSVAMMLRYTFNQEAAAQRIEAAVKSVLAQGYRTGDIFETGTRKVGTVEMGDAVIAAL
- a CDS encoding MFS transporter, whose protein sequence is MLPYWRLSGYYFFYFAFIGAFSPYFTLYLQSLSFSATDIAILMSLMQVMRILAPNLWGWLADRLGARMPIVRLSAIASLAGFGVFFLTTRFEGIFVGMAIMAFFWSAALPLVESLTFGHLAGQSARYGNIRLWGSIGFIVAVLGIGHALSWLPVASQLWMTASVLAGIAVLAFCVPEAPSVPHHHDSPGLAAVLRRRDVRTLLTGAFLMSAAHGVWYVFYSILLVGAGYSKALVGWMWAIGVVAEIAVFMIMPRVMARFSLRQILLFAFAAATLRFAMIGWGVESLTVLVLAQLLHGATFGANHAASIAAVNRWFPGRLQARGQAIYGSLSFGAGGMLGGLLSGYTWDWIGPAWSFTIGSVFGLIGWWVVWRGWRDESQQEKQHA
- a CDS encoding efflux RND transporter periplasmic adaptor subunit; this encodes MPIAALAAAVLALSGCGRDAPATQNSAPPPSPVSVITATPTDVEVSFEYPARLHGAREVEIRPRVSGILLKRNYQEGARVKAGQSLFQIDPVPSETAVARAEAELASARARLEQTRREAERLKPLVAAKAAAQRDFDDAASNLAVAAADEQAARARLKEARLSLKYTRVESPIDGITSRALQSEGSLLAGPETLLAVVTQTDPIQVRFGLPDTDRARIDGGIASGRLKLPADGQFRVRVLGEAHAAHNATGQLDFTDVRIDPRTGSSEAQADLPNPERHLRPGEFVRVRLEGAVRPNAIAVPQRAVLEGPTGRFVLRGRPRPRRRTPGHATGLGG
- the leuD gene encoding 3-isopropylmalate dehydratase small subunit, which gives rise to MRAFTTLDGLVAPLDRANVDTDAIIPKQFLKSIQRSGFGPNLFDEWRYLDRGEPGMDARQRQPNPDFVLNQPRYAGAQILLTRDNFGCGSSREHAPWALDDYGFRALIGTSFADIFFNNCFKNGVLPIRLPAEVVDRLFAACVASEGYRLRIDLAAQQVIEPNGTAHAFEIDAFRKECLLNGWDEIGLTLRHEDEIRAFEARRKAEHPYYFR
- a CDS encoding TetR family transcriptional regulator codes for the protein MVRKTKEDALETRNTILDAAESVFYLKGVARTTLTDIAESAGVTRGAIYWHFANKGEVFDAMMRRAIDPLEAISEADYSTSTQPLEELRTRILTTIERIDSDPRYIRVFAIAMHKSEYVDEMVPLVDQCLECCDRHLLRQEQAIAVARQLGHLPAKVDPHRAALSLSAMIDGLIASWCLQPEVYSLDLAGNMIDCFFYGMKNGACG
- a CDS encoding YdcH family protein, giving the protein MSLQAHDLHTEFPEYREAIHALKVSDSHFSRLFDRYHEVNRHVVRIEVEAQVATDPELEDLKKERLKLKDELFGLLQRYSPA
- a CDS encoding M48 family metallopeptidase — encoded protein: MLERWSRWCVAAAAALVLAGCQTIQTTQGGALGVDRGQSMLVSASEVEKASAQQYAQVIEAARKKGMLNGDRRMLTRVRGIANRLIPQTAAFRPDAPGWQWEVNVIDSDELNAWCMAGGKIAFYRGLIDRLKLTDDEIAAVMGHEIAHALREHARERVSQAMVTNIGVSVLSAAVGLGQPGAELMGTVAKVSFELPNSRLHETEADSMGVELAARAGYDPRAAVGLWDKMAGQSNGAPPEWLSTHPSHSTRKAELARDAARVMPIYEATRRR